AGTAGAAAATCGATGAAATTATTATTTCTACTCCCTTTAATATTTATCTAGAAGGTAATTCATTTTGGCTTTTAACATCAGCACTGCCGGTTAAAAGATTTCTTTCAACAAAGTAGTTGTTAATGAAGGTGTTAGCAAAAGTTAGAATCACTGGCCCAAGAAGGAAAGCAATAATTCCATTTACTGAGAAACCAGGAACTAGCACTGCTGCTAACCAAAAACACAAACCGTTGACGACGAGCGAAAATGCTCCAAATGATAGAAAGTTAAGCGGTAGGGAGAGAGCAGACAGAACTGGTTTAACTGAACCGTTAATTAGACCAATTACTAGAGCGGCAATCAAAGCTGCGGGGAAATTAGCAATATTAACGCCTGGAACAACTAAATCAACAATCAACAGGCTCAAAGCTGTAGCTAGGGCGGTTAATAATGGTGTCAACATTTTTTTGACCTAATCTTTTTTGTTTGTAACTTCTTATCTCATCTTTAACTATGTGCCAGACTTTCACCTCTCTTGCAAGATAGAATTTCCTTCTACCATTAGGTCTATTTTTGAGAAAACTATAGTAGTTATCATATTGATGTGCCCCTACTGTGATGCCATGTTTTTAAGGGTGCATTAAATTTGTTGAATGCACCCTACAAATTTAAGATTAATTTAATCAGATTTTCCAGACTCAGGCTTATAGTAAAGGGCTGACTTATATAAGACTTGTTCTTGATGGGTTTCTAAAGTGCAATTAGACAAGGGGTAAGTTACACAAGTAACAACATAAGCAGCTTGTATTTCACTTGGGCGCAGAAATTTCTGCTCGCTTTGATTAACTTCACCGCTAATGAGTTTCGCAATACAGACAGAACATTCGCCTTGTTTGCACCCAGATGGTAGGCGGATACCAGCATCTTCTGCTATATCGAGAATATATTGATCGTCTGGCACTGCAATGGTGCGATCTAATCCAAGTGTAGGATTGATAAATCGGACTTGATAAACTGCCATCTGCTGTTTCTAATTATTGTTTAACTGCTTTCATCGACAAACTAATCCGCTTCAGTTTCTCGTTGATTTCTAACACCTGAACTTTCACTACTTGTCCAACTTTGACAATTTTGTTGGGATCGTCTACAAATCTATCAGCAAGTTGGGATATATGCACCAAGCCATCTTGATGTACGCCGATATCGACAAAAGCACCGAAATTGGCGACGTTCGTCACAATTCCCTCTAATTCCATTCCTACATTTAAGTCCCTGATTTCCTTAATTCCTTCTTTGAAGGTGGCATACTTAAACTCAGCA
The Nostoc punctiforme PCC 73102 genome window above contains:
- a CDS encoding phage holin family protein, with amino-acid sequence MLTPLLTALATALSLLIVDLVVPGVNIANFPAALIAALVIGLINGSVKPVLSALSLPLNFLSFGAFSLVVNGLCFWLAAVLVPGFSVNGIIAFLLGPVILTFANTFINNYFVERNLLTGSADVKSQNELPSR
- a CDS encoding 2Fe-2S iron-sulfur cluster-binding protein, producing MAVYQVRFINPTLGLDRTIAVPDDQYILDIAEDAGIRLPSGCKQGECSVCIAKLISGEVNQSEQKFLRPSEIQAAYVVTCVTYPLSNCTLETHQEQVLYKSALYYKPESGKSD